The Parambassis ranga chromosome 19, fParRan2.1, whole genome shotgun sequence genome contains a region encoding:
- the ghrhr2 gene encoding growth hormone releasing hormone receptor 2 gives MDLDLPAVVYILIITGHMVGSTHPECTFVLHLLQKENECKLKIKTAAAASVHSSCVMEWDGVSCWPSASEGQVISVPCPLPVLKPETPSVITRNCTAQGWSKPSVPYYTACYSEVHYEQDEDMGKEKNYFDTLRLMYSVGYGASLAALLLAALVFCCFRRLLCTRNYIHLNLFVSFMLRSLAVFIKDAVLFADESMNHCTVSTLRCKAAVTFFHFCVLSNFSWLLVEGLYLQTLLLFTFTRTRKLLWIYAFIGWGLPSVTIVVWALLKAQLDDEGCWDNLESRLWWIIKCPVLLSIFINVAIFLNISRIIVQKSKATHLNQSETQVYRRLIRSTLLLTPLFGIHYAVFALIPEHVGVGPRLYLELVLGSFQGFIVAVLYCFLNEEVQTEMQRAMRRFRSETKTNQPINMPTLEDVP, from the exons ATGGACCTTGATCTGCCAGCTGTCGTTTACATCCTAATTATCACTGGACACATG GTTGGCTCAACTCATCCGGAGTGCACCTTTGTTTTGCATCTACTACAGAAAGAAAATGAGTGTAAACTCAAAAttaaaacagctgctgcagcatcagttCATTCAA GTTGTGTGATGGAGTGGGATGGAGTCAGTTGTTGGCCGTCTGCCTCTGAAGGACAGGTCATCTCTGTCCCCTGTCCCCTGCCAGTGCTGAAGCCTGAAACTCCTTCAG TAATCACCAGAAACTGTACAGCCCAAGGATGGAGCAAACCAAGCGTACCATATTACACAGCATGTTACTCTGAAGTTCACTATGAGCAGGATGAAGACATGGGGAAAGAG AAAAATTACTTTGACACTCTGAGGCTGATGTACAGTGTTGGATACGGAGCATCTCTGGCTGCTCTCCTCCTCGCTGCTCTGGTGTTCTGCTGCTTTAG gagGCTGCTCTGCACACGCAACTACATTCACCTCAACCTCTTTGTGAGCTTCATGCTCAGAAGTCTTGCTGTGTTCATCAAAGATGCAGTGTTGTTTGCAGACGAAAGCATGAACCACTGCACAGTGTCCACA CTTCGATGCAAAGCAGCAGTGaccttttttcatttctgtgttCTGTCTAACTTCTCCTGGCTTCTGGTGGAGGGTCTGTATCTACAGACTCTGTTGCTCTTCACCTTTACTCGGACCAGGAAGCTGTTGTGGATCTACGCCTTCATCGGCTGGG GTCTTCCGTCTGTGACCATTGTGGTGTGGGCCCTACTGAAAGCACAGCTGGATGATGAAGG ctgttggGACAACTTGGAGAGCCGCTTGTGGTGGATAATCAAGTGTCCTGTTCTGCTCTCCATATTT ATAAATGTTGCGATCTTCCTGAACATCAGCAGGATCATTGTTCAGAAGTCAAAGGCAACACATCTGAACCAAAGTGAGACACAAGTGTACAG GAGACTCATTCGCTCCACTcttctcctcactcctctcttcGGCATCCACTATGCAGTGTTTGCACTGATCCCAGAGCATGTTGGTGTTGGGCCTCGACTCTACCTTGAGTTAGTGTTGGGATCTTTCCAG GGTTTTATTGTTGCAGTCTTGTACTGCTTCCTGAACGAAGAG GTTCAAACAGAAATGCAGAGGGCAATGAGAAGATTCAGGTCTGAGACAAAAACCAATCAACCAATCAATATGCCAACCCTGGAGGACGTCCCCTAA